In Drosophila pseudoobscura strain MV-25-SWS-2005 chromosome 4, UCI_Dpse_MV25, whole genome shotgun sequence, the following proteins share a genomic window:
- the LOC4817203 gene encoding uncharacterized protein codes for MDILKKMFKSQEEKKQEGADISASNKDEFRKPQWFEEAETDDELFDDDRKFAFQVFTSPLEMQKHFERQMQRLLESIDNEDHEHDDNDDFYDVLKPGFESSILKRFARQHDQSLDTDLDGEIYADQMQSLIQRLNPKKGQEPADEAVGNILPSNQSRLIKSLKKAKLTDEEIIMGRIHGTITADGEEVPQARPSRPYVGMKPEIMTPMTPMLPRSGMTPFGGVFEGNYQGPKMFSQSVMTQTVRKPDGSYETTKVAQDATGHKTTTVTRMKDGRTETVVTHDGKAAKAKPQMGSLGEQHVAYADRNLFVTKEGYAMPRNLW; via the exons ATGGATATACTCAAGAAAATGTTCAAATCGCAGGAGGAAAAGAAGCAGGA GGGTGCCGATATATCCGCATCGAACAAGGATGAGTTCCGGAAGCCGCAGTGGTTCGAGGAGGCCGAAACGGACGATGAGCTCTTCGACGATGATCGCAAGTTCGCATTCCAAGTGTTCACCAGTCCACTGGAGATGCAGAAGCACTTTGAGCGGCAGATGCAGCGTCTCCTCGAATCGATCGATAACGAAGATCATGAgcatgatgataatgatgatttCT ATGATGTCTTGAAGCCCGGTTTTGAAAGCTCGATTCTCAAGAGATTTGCTCGGCAGCATGATCAATCTCTGGACACGGATTTGGATGGCGA gATCTACGCCGATCAGATGCAGTCGCTCATTCAACGTCTGAATCCGAAGAAGGGACAGGAGCCGGCCGACGAAGCCGTTGGCAACATTTTGCCCTCCAATCAGAGTCGCCTTATAAAGAGCCTGAAGAAGGCTAAGCTGACGGATGAGGAGATCATCATGGGTCGCATACATGGCACCATCACAGCCGATGGCGAAGAGGTGCCACAGGCTCGTCCATCCCGTCCATACGTCGGGATGAAGCCGGAGATCATGACTCCGATGACGCCTATGTTGCCGCGCAGTGGAATGACGCCATTCGGCGGGGTATTCGAGGGAAACTATCAG GGTCCGAAGATGTTTAGCCAGAGCGTGATGACCCAGACGGTGCGCAAGCCGGATGGCAGCTATGAGACCACCAAGGTGGCCCAGGATGCGACTGGGCACAAGACCACCACGGTGACTCGCATGAAAGATGGGCGCACGGAGACGGTGGTCACCCACGATGGCAAGGCTGCCAAGGCCAAGCCGCAGATGGGCTCTCTGGGCGAGCAGCATGTGGCGTATGCCGATCGCAACCTGTTTGTGACAAAAGAAGGCTATGCCATGCCACGGAACCTCTGGTGA
- the LOC4816897 gene encoding 4'-phosphopantetheine phosphatase, which translates to MHSCVLLPDAASYHPDTLDLNTDAKAAAYWFPCFRDMVIKFAKQAAKSQAEDSTAEERAEQFKTAYLQQLDDYQSNIANNSGRVILGTSELLKLNETMLRRFGFTDPWRNQKQLENASAKARLKLRLEEIDAIQNPDDKWTELVRGVLAGNMFDWGAQAISNILEQDSSFGLHSALDRIEKRPWLLDNLDNWLKRLRISSDQPPHKCAVVFVDNSGVDVVLGILPFVRELLRRGTKVLLCANSEPSLNDVTSRELSALLDECAGECAVLSSAWSSARLLVYANGQSGPCLDMRTLPRDLCDAIAANETDLLVIEGMGRALHTNLNAHFSCETLKLAVIKNRWLAKYLGGDEMFAVICKYEAIS; encoded by the coding sequence ATGCACAGCTGCGTCCTGCTGCCAGATGCGGCCAGCTATCATCCAGATACCCTGGACCTCAATACAGACGCCAAAGCGGCCGCCTACTGGTTTCCTTGCTTTCGCGATATGGTTATCAAATTTGCCAAGCAAGCGGCCAAATCGCAGGCGGAGGACTCGACGGCCGAGGAACGAGCGGAGCAGTTCAAAACAGCCTATCTCCAGCAATTGGACGACTATCAAAGCAATATAGCCAACAACAGTGGCAGAGTGATCCTGGGCACCAGCGAGCTGCTCAAGCTGAACGAAACGATGCTGAGGCGCTTTGGCTTCACGGATCCGTGGCGAAACCAAAAGCAGCTGGAGAATGCCTCGGCGAAGGCGCGGCTCAAGCTGCGGCTAGAGGAGATTGATGCCATTCAGAATCCGGATGACAAATGGACGGAGCTCGTGCGGGGAGTCCTTGCGGGCAACATGTTcgactggggcgcccaggccATATCCAACATACTGGAACAGGACAGCAGCTTTGGCCTCCACTCGGCTCTGGACAGGATAGAGAAGCGGCCCTGGCTGCTGGATAATCTGGACAATTGGCTAAAGCGCCTGCGAATCAGCAGCGACCAGCCGCCGCACAAGTGCGCTGTGGTATTTGTGGATAACAGCGGCGTGGATGTAGTGCTCGGCATACTGCCCTTCGTCCGGGAGCTGCTGAGGCGTGGAACCAAGGTGCTGCTGTGCGCCAACAGTGAACCCTCGCTGAACGATGTGACCAGTCGGGAACTGAGCGCGCTGCTCGATGAGTGTGCCGGCGAGTGTGCTGTCCTATCGTCGGCCTGGTCCTCTGCCCGCCTGCTTGTCTACGCCAATGGACAGTCGGGACCCTGCTTGGATATGCGAACCCTTCCGCGGGATCTGTGCGACGCCATAGCTGCCAATGAGACTGATCTGCTCGTGATCGAGGGCATGGGACGGGCCCTACACACGAACCTCAATGCCCACTTCAGCTGCGAGACCCTGAAGCTGGCCGTGATCAAGAATCGGTGGCTGGCCAAGTATCTGGGTGGCGACGAGATGTTTGCCGTCATCTGCAAATACGAGGCGATCAGCTAG
- the Pgant5 gene encoding polypeptide N-acetylgalactosaminyltransferase 5 isoform X3: MTFSSFTRKMRGRMRSNTCRIVLLTSLVWVIFDFVLITRYSDCIGKDGWRCKRSGEFDVELPNAEPLVDDNQLVDDNEINTEKSLDGDSGSALIMGQGFAPGGISMTYPSVSLKKWFLAPTVEEAKGKPGEMGKPVKIPADMKDLMKEKFKENQFNLLASDMISLNRSLTDVRHEGCRRKHYASKLPTTSIVIVFHNEAWTTLLRTVWSVINRSPRALLKEIILVDDASERDFLGKQLEDYVAKLPVRTFVLRTEKRSGLIRARLLGAEHVSGDVITFLDAHCECTEGWLEPLLARIVQNRRTVVCPIIDVISDETFEYITASDSTWGGFNWKLNFRWYRVPSREMSRRNNDRTAPLRTPTMAGGLFSIDKDYFYEIGSYDEGMDIWGGENLEMSFRVLAKLRREMLAIARICVIVSSAKVSAGIWRMFIQRV; the protein is encoded by the exons atgACCTTCTCGAGCTTCACACGAAAAATGCGCGGACGGATGCGCTCCAATACCTGCCGGATTGTACTGCTCACCTCTTTGGTGTGGGTGATCTTTGATTTTGTGCTAATCACCCGCTATTCGGACTGCATTGGCAAGGACGGATGGCGTTGCAAGCGTTCCGGGGAGTTCGATGTAGAG CTACCCAATGCCGAGCCACTGGTGGACGATAATCAACTGGTGGACGACAACGAAATCAATACGGAAAAATCCTTGGATGGTGACTCGGGCAGCGCCCTGATTATGGGTCAGGGCTTTGCACCCGGTGGCATATCCATGACATATCCCAGCGTGTCACTGAAGAAATGGTTCCTAGCGCCCACCGTTGAGGAGGCCAAGGGCAAGCCCGGCGAGATGGGTAAACCCGTGAAGATACCCGCGGATATGAAGGATCTCATGAAGGAGAAGTTCAAGGAGAATCAATTCAATCTGTTGGCCAGTGACATGATCTCCTTGAATCGTTCCCTAACCGATGTCCGGCACGAGGG CTGTCGTCGAAAGCACTATGCCTCCAAGCTGCCCACCACGTCAATTGTGATAGTATTCCATAACGAAGCCTGGACGACGCTTTTACGAACAGTCTGGAGTGTCATCAATCGTTCGCCGCGGGCCCTGCTCAAGGAAATCATTCTGGTGGATGATGCCAGTGAAAGGG ATTTCCTGGGCAAACAGCTGGAGGACTATGTGGCCAAGCTGCCGGTACGAACCTTTGTGCTGCGCACAGAGAAACGTTCGGGTCTGATACGTGCTCGACTCCTGGGCGCGGAGCATGTGAGCGGTGACGTAATCACCTTCCTGGATGCCCATTGTGAGTGCACGGAGGGCTGGCTGGAGCCGCTGCTGGCTCGCATCGTACAGAATCGTCGAACGGTTGTGTGCCCCATCATTGATGTCATCTCGGACGAGACATTCGAGTATATCACAGCCTCGGACTCGACGTGGGGAGGCTTCAACTGGAAGCTGAACTTTAGATG GTATCGAGTGCCCTCCCGTGAGATGTCGCGTCGGAATAACGACAGAACTGCTCCGTTGCGTACCCCCACGATGGCCGGTGGTCTGTTCTCCATCGACAAGGACTACTTCTACGAGATTGGCTCCTACGACGAGGGCATGGACATTTGGGGTGGCGAGAATCTGGAAATGTCGTTCCGT GTGCTCGCAAAGCTTCGGCGGGAGATGTTAGCGATCGCAAGGATCTGCGTGATCGTCTCAAGTGCAAAAGTTTCCGCTGGTATTTGGAGAATGTTTATCCAGAGAGTTTAA
- the Pgant5 gene encoding polypeptide N-acetylgalactosaminyltransferase 5 isoform X2, which produces MTFSSFTRKMRGRMRSNTCRIVLLTSLVWVIFDFVLITRYSDCIGKDGWRCKRSGEFDVELPNAEPLVDDNQLVDDNEINTEKSLDGDSGSALIMGQGFAPGGISMTYPSVSLKKWFLAPTVEEAKGKPGEMGKPVKIPADMKDLMKEKFKENQFNLLASDMISLNRSLTDVRHEGCRRKHYASKLPTTSIVIVFHNEAWTTLLRTVWSVINRSPRALLKEIILVDDASERDFLGKQLEDYVAKLPVRTFVLRTEKRSGLIRARLLGAEHVSGDVITFLDAHCECTEGWLEPLLARIVQNRRTVVCPIIDVISDETFEYITASDSTWGGFNWKLNFRWYRVPSREMSRRNNDRTAPLRTPTMAGGLFSIDKDYFYEIGSYDEGMDIWGGENLEMSFRVWMCGGVLEIAPCSRVGHVFRKSTPYTFPGGTTEIVNHNNARLVEVWLDDWKEFYYSFYPGARKASAGDVSDRKDLRDRLKCKSFRWYLENVYPESLMPLDYYYLGEIRNAETETCLDTMGRKYNEKVGISYCHGLGGNQVFAYTKRQQIMSDDLCLDAASSNGPVNMVRCHNMGGNQEWVYDAEEKWIRHTNTGQCLQRATRDDANTPLLRPCSYGKGQQWLMESKFKWQAH; this is translated from the exons atgACCTTCTCGAGCTTCACACGAAAAATGCGCGGACGGATGCGCTCCAATACCTGCCGGATTGTACTGCTCACCTCTTTGGTGTGGGTGATCTTTGATTTTGTGCTAATCACCCGCTATTCGGACTGCATTGGCAAGGACGGATGGCGTTGCAAGCGTTCCGGGGAGTTCGATGTAGAG CTACCCAATGCCGAGCCACTGGTGGACGATAATCAACTGGTGGACGACAACGAAATCAATACGGAAAAATCCTTGGATGGTGACTCGGGCAGCGCCCTGATTATGGGTCAGGGCTTTGCACCCGGTGGCATATCCATGACATATCCCAGCGTGTCACTGAAGAAATGGTTCCTAGCGCCCACCGTTGAGGAGGCCAAGGGCAAGCCCGGCGAGATGGGTAAACCCGTGAAGATACCCGCGGATATGAAGGATCTCATGAAGGAGAAGTTCAAGGAGAATCAATTCAATCTGTTGGCCAGTGACATGATCTCCTTGAATCGTTCCCTAACCGATGTCCGGCACGAGGG CTGTCGTCGAAAGCACTATGCCTCCAAGCTGCCCACCACGTCAATTGTGATAGTATTCCATAACGAAGCCTGGACGACGCTTTTACGAACAGTCTGGAGTGTCATCAATCGTTCGCCGCGGGCCCTGCTCAAGGAAATCATTCTGGTGGATGATGCCAGTGAAAGGG ATTTCCTGGGCAAACAGCTGGAGGACTATGTGGCCAAGCTGCCGGTACGAACCTTTGTGCTGCGCACAGAGAAACGTTCGGGTCTGATACGTGCTCGACTCCTGGGCGCGGAGCATGTGAGCGGTGACGTAATCACCTTCCTGGATGCCCATTGTGAGTGCACGGAGGGCTGGCTGGAGCCGCTGCTGGCTCGCATCGTACAGAATCGTCGAACGGTTGTGTGCCCCATCATTGATGTCATCTCGGACGAGACATTCGAGTATATCACAGCCTCGGACTCGACGTGGGGAGGCTTCAACTGGAAGCTGAACTTTAGATG GTATCGAGTGCCCTCCCGTGAGATGTCGCGTCGGAATAACGACAGAACTGCTCCGTTGCGTACCCCCACGATGGCCGGTGGTCTGTTCTCCATCGACAAGGACTACTTCTACGAGATTGGCTCCTACGACGAGGGCATGGACATTTGGGGTGGCGAGAATCTGGAAATGTCGTTCCGT GTTTGGatgtgtggcggtgtcctcGAGATAGCGCCCTGCTCTCGTGTGGGTCATGTCTTTCGCAAGTCAACGCCGTATACCTTCCCAGGCGGCACCACGGAGATTGTGAATCACAATAATGCGCGTCTGGTTGAGGTTTGGCTGGACGACTGGAAAGAGTTCTACTACAGTTTTTATCCAG GTGCTCGCAAAGCTTCGGCGGGAGATGTTAGCGATCGCAAGGATCTGCGTGATCGTCTCAAGTGCAAAAGTTTCCGCTGGTATTTGGAGAATGTTTATCCAGAGAGTTTAATGCCCTTGGATTATTACTATCTGGGCGAg ATACGCAATGCGGAAACGGAAACCTGCCTGGATACCATGGGCAGGAAGTATAATGAAAAGGTTGGCATTAGCTATTGCCATGGCTTGGGTGGCAATCAGGTGTTTGCCTACACCAAGCGACAGCAGATCATGTCCGATGATCTGTGCCTCGATGCGGCCAGCTCCAATGGCCCGGTCAATATGGTGCGTTGCCACAATATGGGTGGCAATCAGGAGTGGGTCTACGATGCGGAG GAGAAGTGGATACGTCACACGAATACGGGCCAGTGCTTACAGCGCGCCACCAGAGATGATGCCAATACGCCGCTGTTGCGGCCCTGCAGCTATGGCAAGGGCCAGCAGTGGCTGATGGAGTCCAAGTTCAAGTGGCAGGCACACTAG
- the RpL37A gene encoding 60S ribosomal protein L37a gives MAKRTKKVGIVGKYGTRYGASLRKMVKKMEITQHSKYTCSFCGKDSMKRAVVGIWSCKRCKRTVAGGAWVYSTTAAASVRSAVRRLRETKEQ, from the exons ATG GCCAAGCGCACCAAGAAGGTTGGAATCGTAGGTAAATATGGTACCCGTTATGGTGCCTCCCTGCGTAAGATGGTCAAGAAGATGGAAATTACCCAGCACAGCAAATACACTTGCTCGTTCTGCGGAAAG GATTCCATGAAGCGCGCTGTTGTCGGCATCTGGTCCTGCAAACGCTGCAAGCGTACCGTTGCCGGTGGTGCCTGGGTGTACTCTACAACCGCTGCCGCGTCCGTGCGCTCCGCTGTCCGTCGTCTGCGTGAGACCAAGGAACAGTAA
- the ND-13A gene encoding NADH dehydrogenase [ubiquinone] iron-sulfur protein 6, mitochondrial, protein MASKQLVNNLAKVGRCGQNWLAPLTAVRNNSSRSDIDKVTHTGQVFDKDDYRNVRFVNAKRYVNENWGIKMIEDVPPIESTERVVFCDGGDGPLGHPKVYINLDAPGSHTCGYCGLRFVKKDDHHH, encoded by the exons atggCCAGCAAGCAATTGGTAAACAATTTGGCCAAAGTTGGACGCTGTGGCCAGAACTGGCTGGCTCCATTGACCGCCGTACGCAACAACAGCTCACGCAGCGACATCGACAAAGTCACGCACACGGGACAA GTCTTTGACAAGGATGACTACCGCAATGTGCGATTCGTGAATGCCAAGCGTTATGTGAACGAGAACTGGGGCATCAAAATGATTGAAGATGTGCCACCAATCGAAAGCACCGAGCGTGTGGTCTTCTGCGATGGCGGCGATGGCCCCCTCGGACATCCCAAGGTGTACATCAATCTG GACGCTCCCGGCTCTCACACTTGCGGCTACTGCGGCCTGCGTTTCGTGAAGAAGGATGACCATCATCACTAG
- the Pgant5 gene encoding polypeptide N-acetylgalactosaminyltransferase 5 isoform X1: MTFSSFTRKMRGRMRSNTCRIVLLTSLVWVIFDFVLITRYSDCIGKDGWRCKRSGEFDVELPNAEPLVDDNQLVDDNEINTEKSLDGDSGSALIMGQGFAPGGISMTYPSVSLKKWFLAPTVEEAKGKPGEMGKPVKIPADMKDLMKEKFKENQFNLLASDMISLNRSLTDVRHEGCRRKHYASKLPTTSIVIVFHNEAWTTLLRTVWSVINRSPRALLKEIILVDDASERDFLGKQLEDYVAKLPVRTFVLRTEKRSGLIRARLLGAEHVSGDVITFLDAHCECTEGWLEPLLARIVQNRRTVVCPIIDVISDETFEYITASDSTWGGFNWKLNFRWYRVPSREMSRRNNDRTAPLRTPTMAGGLFSIDKDYFYEIGSYDEGMDIWGGENLEMSFRIWQCGGILEIIPCSHVGHVFRDKSPYTFPGGVAKIVLHNAARVAEVWLDEWRDFYYAMSTGARKASAGDVSDRKDLRDRLKCKSFRWYLENVYPESLMPLDYYYLGEIRNAETETCLDTMGRKYNEKVGISYCHGLGGNQVFAYTKRQQIMSDDLCLDAASSNGPVNMVRCHNMGGNQEWVYDAEEKWIRHTNTGQCLQRATRDDANTPLLRPCSYGKGQQWLMESKFKWQAH, from the exons atgACCTTCTCGAGCTTCACACGAAAAATGCGCGGACGGATGCGCTCCAATACCTGCCGGATTGTACTGCTCACCTCTTTGGTGTGGGTGATCTTTGATTTTGTGCTAATCACCCGCTATTCGGACTGCATTGGCAAGGACGGATGGCGTTGCAAGCGTTCCGGGGAGTTCGATGTAGAG CTACCCAATGCCGAGCCACTGGTGGACGATAATCAACTGGTGGACGACAACGAAATCAATACGGAAAAATCCTTGGATGGTGACTCGGGCAGCGCCCTGATTATGGGTCAGGGCTTTGCACCCGGTGGCATATCCATGACATATCCCAGCGTGTCACTGAAGAAATGGTTCCTAGCGCCCACCGTTGAGGAGGCCAAGGGCAAGCCCGGCGAGATGGGTAAACCCGTGAAGATACCCGCGGATATGAAGGATCTCATGAAGGAGAAGTTCAAGGAGAATCAATTCAATCTGTTGGCCAGTGACATGATCTCCTTGAATCGTTCCCTAACCGATGTCCGGCACGAGGG CTGTCGTCGAAAGCACTATGCCTCCAAGCTGCCCACCACGTCAATTGTGATAGTATTCCATAACGAAGCCTGGACGACGCTTTTACGAACAGTCTGGAGTGTCATCAATCGTTCGCCGCGGGCCCTGCTCAAGGAAATCATTCTGGTGGATGATGCCAGTGAAAGGG ATTTCCTGGGCAAACAGCTGGAGGACTATGTGGCCAAGCTGCCGGTACGAACCTTTGTGCTGCGCACAGAGAAACGTTCGGGTCTGATACGTGCTCGACTCCTGGGCGCGGAGCATGTGAGCGGTGACGTAATCACCTTCCTGGATGCCCATTGTGAGTGCACGGAGGGCTGGCTGGAGCCGCTGCTGGCTCGCATCGTACAGAATCGTCGAACGGTTGTGTGCCCCATCATTGATGTCATCTCGGACGAGACATTCGAGTATATCACAGCCTCGGACTCGACGTGGGGAGGCTTCAACTGGAAGCTGAACTTTAGATG GTATCGAGTGCCCTCCCGTGAGATGTCGCGTCGGAATAACGACAGAACTGCTCCGTTGCGTACCCCCACGATGGCCGGTGGTCTGTTCTCCATCGACAAGGACTACTTCTACGAGATTGGCTCCTACGACGAGGGCATGGACATTTGGGGTGGCGAGAATCTGGAAATGTCGTTCCGT ATATGGCAATGCGGAGGCATTTTAGAAATAATACCCTGCTCCCATGTGGGTCACGTGTTCCGTGACAAATCGCCGTACACCTTCCCCGGCGGCGTGGCCAAAATCGTGCTCCATAATGCGGCCCGTGTGGCCGAGGTGTGGCTGGACGAGTGGCGTGATTTCTATTATGCAATGAGCACAG GTGCTCGCAAAGCTTCGGCGGGAGATGTTAGCGATCGCAAGGATCTGCGTGATCGTCTCAAGTGCAAAAGTTTCCGCTGGTATTTGGAGAATGTTTATCCAGAGAGTTTAATGCCCTTGGATTATTACTATCTGGGCGAg ATACGCAATGCGGAAACGGAAACCTGCCTGGATACCATGGGCAGGAAGTATAATGAAAAGGTTGGCATTAGCTATTGCCATGGCTTGGGTGGCAATCAGGTGTTTGCCTACACCAAGCGACAGCAGATCATGTCCGATGATCTGTGCCTCGATGCGGCCAGCTCCAATGGCCCGGTCAATATGGTGCGTTGCCACAATATGGGTGGCAATCAGGAGTGGGTCTACGATGCGGAG GAGAAGTGGATACGTCACACGAATACGGGCCAGTGCTTACAGCGCGCCACCAGAGATGATGCCAATACGCCGCTGTTGCGGCCCTGCAGCTATGGCAAGGGCCAGCAGTGGCTGATGGAGTCCAAGTTCAAGTGGCAGGCACACTAG